CTGTTCCAGAATTTCATGCGAACCTGTAAACAATTCATCCAAAGTAATGAAGTTACCCAGCGAACGCGCCATTTTCTGCCCATTGATGGTTATCATGTTGTTGTGCATCCAGTACTGAACGCTTTCGTCGCCACGACTGGCCGTATTTTGCGCAATCTCACATTCGTGATGCGGGAAAGTCAAGTCCATTCCTCCCCCATGAATGTCAAATTTTTCGCCCAAATACTTCGTGCTCATCGCCGAACACTCCAAATGCCAGCCCGGAAATCCATCACTCCATTTTGATGGCCAACGCATAATGTGTTCGGGCGCCGCTTTTTTCCAGAGGGCAAAATCAAAGGAATTTTTCTTCTCGCTTTGCCCGTCTAACTGGCGGGTATTGGTTTTTATATCATCCAGGTTTCTACCCGAAAGTTTACCGTAATTGTAATCCTTGTTGTAACGTTCAACATCGAAATAAACAGAACCGTTGGCTTCGTAAGCGTATCCATTTTTAAGAATGGAGTCGATTACTTCCATTTGCTCGATAATATGACCCGATGCACGCGGTTCGATACTTGGGCGGATAATGTTTAAGTCATCCATGTTCCGATGAAAGGTATTCATGTATTTCTGAACGACTTCCATTGGTTCCAGCTGCTCCAGTCGCGCCTTTTTTGTAATCCGATCTTCGCCTGCACCTTCCACTTCGTCTTCGAGATGCCCCACATCAGTAATGTTGCGTACGTAACGAACAGTATTTCCTAAAAAAGTAAGATAACGATACAATAAATCGAATGTTACATAGGGGCGCGCATGGCCCAAATGCGAATTGCTGTATACGGTTGGCCCGCACACATAAAGTCCAACCTTGCCTTTAACCAAAGGTTTAAATACTTCTTTTTTTCGACTTAGTGTATTATAAATTACAAGTTGATTTTCCATAACTTTTCAATA
The sequence above is a segment of the uncultured Draconibacterium sp. genome. Coding sequences within it:
- the cysS gene encoding cysteine--tRNA ligase, translated to MENQLVIYNTLSRKKEVFKPLVKGKVGLYVCGPTVYSNSHLGHARPYVTFDLLYRYLTFLGNTVRYVRNITDVGHLEDEVEGAGEDRITKKARLEQLEPMEVVQKYMNTFHRNMDDLNIIRPSIEPRASGHIIEQMEVIDSILKNGYAYEANGSVYFDVERYNKDYNYGKLSGRNLDDIKTNTRQLDGQSEKKNSFDFALWKKAAPEHIMRWPSKWSDGFPGWHLECSAMSTKYLGEKFDIHGGGMDLTFPHHECEIAQNTASRGDESVQYWMHNNMITINGQKMARSLGNFITLDELFTGSHEILEQAYSPMTIRFFILQAHYRSTINFSNEALQASEKGLERLMTAIKTLNELTATETSTVEIESLKQKCFEALNDDLNSPIAIAHLFDGVKMINSVKAGTEKISATDLDELKSFYSTMVFDILGLKVEDAADSGENEVLAGAVELLIQLRKDAKANKDWGTADKIRDELNTIGIELKDTKEGVDWSIKSPS